A segment of the Fibrobacter succinogenes subsp. succinogenes S85 genome:
TGCGATGATGGTGATGCAAACCTTGTCGCCAAGTTCCGGAAGAGTGATGTCACCGACGATGATGTTCGGGTTGCCTTCTTCGCCCACGGCGTCGTAAATGTGTTCCATTGCTTCGTTGTGTTCGAGCAAGGAGTAGTTTTCGCCGTGAGAAACGTTGATGAGCACGCCAGAAGCACCCTGGATGTCGATATCTTCGAGGAGCGGAGAAGAGAGGGCTGCATCGGCAGCGGCAACACCGCGGCCTTCGCCTTCTGCAGTACCCGTACCCATAAGAGCGGAACCACCCTTGAGCATAACCTTGCGGATATCAGCAAAGTCAACATGCACGAGACCGTGACGGAACATGATGCTGCAGATGCTCTGCACTGCGTTACCGAGGATTTCATCAGCCATCTTGAAGGCTTCGTCAACAGTAGCACTCTTGTTCGTGTTCTGGATGAGGTTCAAGAGCTTCTTGTTTTCGATAACGATGATCGTATCAGCAGCTTCGCGGAGAGCGCGAACGCCATTCTGAGCCAAGGAATTACGGACGTTACCTTCAAAGCGGAACGGCTTTGTAACAACGGCAACCGTAAGGATACCAAGTTCACGTGCAACAGTAGCAACGATCGGAGCTGCACCCGTACCGGTACCACCGCCCATACCTGCAGTCACGAACACGAGGTCCGCACCCATCATGGCCTTCTTCAAGTCGTCAATGTTTTCTTCGACAGCCTTGCGACCCATTTCCGGATCCATGCCAGCACCGAGATTTCTCGTGCTCTTTTCACCGATAAGGATCTTGTGGTCGGCGAGACTCTGGTCCAGAGCCATAGCGTCAGTATTGATGGCGTAGTATTCCACACCTTCAATATTCATCTGCTTCATGCGGTTCACAGTATTGCCGCCGGCACCGCCGACGCCAAAGACCTTCACCTTGGCATTTCTGGTTGGAGTGTCATCACCCGTGATACGAGACATAGCCTCGAAATTGATATTTGCAAAGTCACTCATAGTTTATCTCCCTGATTTGAGTGGTTTATGGTTAGAAGTAAGTCTTGATGATGTCGCGAAGGCGCTGCATACCCTTCTTCACAGTTACGAGCAACTGGGTATCCGTATCACGCTGTTTTCTTTCGCGATGTTTCTTGTTCGCGTAGTACAAGAGGCCAATGCCGGTTGCATAAGACGGATTCTGGTACGCATCCTGAATGCCGCTCATGCCCTTCGGCTTTCCGATATGGACAGGCTTCTTGAATACTTTTGTTGCAATTTCTTCAATGCCGGCGAGGTTGCAGCAGCCACCCGTAAGGACGATACCGCCATCAATGACCGTATCGAGGTGGTGCTTTTCCAAATCCTTGGCCAAAAGCTTGAAGATCTCTGCAACGCGAGCAGTAATAATTTGTGCCAAAAGTTTACGAGAACAAAGAACTTCTCCACGGTCGCCCACACCAGGGACCGGGAAGGTTTCATCTTCAATCAAGTTGTTGAGCGAGCAGGTGCCGTACTTTTTCTTGAGTTCTTCAGCCTTCGAAAGCGAGACCGGAACCTTGAGGCACTTGCTAATGTCACTAGTAATAACGTTACCCGCAATGTCGAGCGATGCCGTGTAGCGCACGGAATCCTTGACAAAGACGGCGATATCGGCAGAACCTGCGCCAATGTCGATCAGCGCCACGCCAAGTTCGCGTTCGTCATTAGACAAAACTGCGGATGCGGCTGCGAGCGGTTCAAGCACAAAGCCGGCCACGTTGAGGCCAGCGCGATTCACGCACTTTGCGATATCCTGGAGAGCGTTCGGGCGTGAGGTAACCACCTGAACTTCGACTCCCAAGCGACGGCCCGTATAACCCTTAGGATTACGGATGCCCGTCGTATCATCCAGCGTATAATCTCCCGGGAAAATATGGATGATTTCACCCGCCTTATCCGGAAGCGTGCTTGCCAATCTCTGAACGTTGATGATATCTTCTTCACGGACTTCGTTTGTCGGAAGCGAAACGAGTCCCTTGTAGCTGTAAGACGACACGTGCTTACCCGCAATGCCCACGTAGACATCGCGCACATCGACACCCGCAATCGATTCAAGCGTATGAACGGCCTTCTGCAATGTTTCAACGACAGAATCGTATTCATCTGACGATTCCAGCGGGAAATCACCGCATTCCACAACTCGGACGGAATCTCCTTCCGAGATGCCAACGAACAAATTCACTTTCGAGGCGCCGATATCAAGCCCGAAAATGTAGTCTTCCTTTTTGACTATTTGCTTATTGTCATCCATTGATACACCTCTTATCAAAGTTTTTTATATACGCAAATCCATGAAATCTCATATCTACCTCGCCTGCGCAAAGGAGATCCTTGCGAAAGCCTTTTCCGATAGCATCGTACAAAGCAAACAAATCCCTATTCCAATTTGAATCCGGGAACATCACGCGATACCCGGCATCCTTGAAAAACACTTCAAAAGCCCTGTCTTTTTCGGACCAGCCTACCTGCGATACACGATCGTAAAGCGGCTTGTCCTCATTGCGCATGGTAAACAGGAACTGGGCCACCTGTTTTACCTTCCCTTCCGATTCCTTTTCAAGAATCGGCAGGCGAAGCGCCGTCATCATCGACATCGGGAGCGACAGTCCACGTTCAGAATAAACCGTTCCCTTGCCGCCATCAAGCACTGACAGAATCGGGGACGCTTCCTGAAGCTTGATGTAAAGCGAAGACGGAAACTTGCTTTCCACTTCAGCAGAATGGATGAGCGGAATCTGCAAGAGAGACTTCTTGACAGAGTCGGCATCCAGTTCCGACATGAGCATGCCCGTTTCCACCTGGGCGCTCTGCACCACATCTTCCCATGAAAGCATGCGATTGCCTTCGATTTCGATGTACTGCAAGTGCCTGAGTTCGAGCGGATTGATCTGGTGTAGATAGAAACGACTCTGCCACAGTGCGACGGTAGCCACGACAAGGAGCAGAGTCAAGACCCAGCCCTTGCGCTTGTACCAACGAACAGCATTGGCAATGCGCATCCGTCTCATACGGGCGCGCTTGCGTCTGCGCTTACGTTCGTTGTATCCGATCCGTCGACCGAACATTGTTGTTTCTTCAGTTGTCAAATGCTCTTCTCCAAAATCGTCTGGCCAAGCTTCCAGATGTTACCAGCGCCCATCAGAACGATCACGTCGTTCGGTTTGAGCAATTCCTTGCAGACCGGAATCAAGTTGTTCACATCACCGATAAAGCGGGCATCGCGGTGGCCACGGTCAGCGGCACTGTTAGCAACCATCGCCCCGGTCACGCCTTCAATCGGCTTTTCGCGGGACGGATAGATGTCGGTCACCAAAAGCACATCGCAGTTCGAGAATGCGCTACCAAAAGCTTCGTGCTGATCGCGGGTACGCGTAAACAAGTGCGGCTGGAAAGCGACAATGATGCGCTTGTCCGGGAACGCCTCGCGGAAACCAAGTAGTGTAGCGGTTGCTTCGGTCGGGTGGTGAGCATAGTCGTCAAAGACCATAACGCCATTCTTTTCACCGATGAATTCAAAGCGGCGTTTCACACCTTCGAATGCGGCCACGGCCTTGCGGGCAACTTCAATCGAAATACCTTCTTCGACAGCGAGGGCAACAGCAGCCGTTGCATTCAGCACGTTGTGGCGGCCCGGGATCTGGAGCTTGAACTGGCCGAGGCTCTTGACATCGCAAACAATTTCAAACTGCGGATAGCCCTTCACAAACACGAGATTTTCAACGCGGTACTTAGCCTGACGGGTAAAGCCGTACGTAATCACCGGCTTCTTGAGGTGCGACAAAATCTGCTGCACGTTCGGGTCGTCAAGGCATACAATCACCTGACCGTAGAACGGAATCTTGTTTGCAAACTGCGTGAACGCATCCTTGATGGCATCGATGTTCTCGTATGTATCGAGATGGTCGGCATCGATGTTCGTGATGATCGCCGAAGACGGCATCATCGAAAGGAAGCTGCGGTCAAATTCATCACTTTCGGCAATGAGGTAGTCGCCGTGGCCCACCTTGGCACCACTGCACTTGCCCTTCACAATGCCACCCACGATAATCGTCGGGTCAAGGCCTGCTTCTTCCCAGATAGCGCCAACGATAGACGTCGTCGTGGTCTTGCCGTGTGTACCGGCAATGGAAAGCGTGTACTTGAGGCGCATCAGTTCACCGAGCATTTCAGCGCGGCGAATCACCGGAATACGGCGGGCGCGAGCTTCAACAAGTTCCGGATTGTCAAACGGAATGGCAGAGGAATAAACGACCAAGTCTGCATCAGCAACATTCTTTGCTTCGTGCTTCGGGTCAATGC
Coding sequences within it:
- the ftsZ gene encoding cell division protein FtsZ, producing MSDFANINFEAMSRITGDDTPTRNAKVKVFGVGGAGGNTVNRMKQMNIEGVEYYAINTDAMALDQSLADHKILIGEKSTRNLGAGMDPEMGRKAVEENIDDLKKAMMGADLVFVTAGMGGGTGTGAAPIVATVARELGILTVAVVTKPFRFEGNVRNSLAQNGVRALREAADTIIVIENKKLLNLIQNTNKSATVDEAFKMADEILGNAVQSICSIMFRHGLVHVDFADIRKVMLKGGSALMGTGTAEGEGRGVAAADAALSSPLLEDIDIQGASGVLINVSHGENYSLLEHNEAMEHIYDAVGEEGNPNIIVGDITLPELGDKVCITIIATGCGGSNNAAAVNYAGIGTAAYQMNQTQAQYQAPAAPVQAATPRPTTNFLALAGRNTAAMPTSAMPAAPTVATPAVTQRVVPATAPAAPSYSAQSYTAPQNTYAQPAAARQAAPVNTAAAMFAPASSFASPSFDAKASYTEETIAPKSIRETEEMPGAAEADPLSNGHYASTFKQDSRPAQTEQVNTIDYSTPAIMRNQKASEDALKDRDVDYDLPAFMRMNSDLY
- the ftsA gene encoding cell division protein FtsA; protein product: MDDNKQIVKKEDYIFGLDIGASKVNLFVGISEGDSVRVVECGDFPLESSDEYDSVVETLQKAVHTLESIAGVDVRDVYVGIAGKHVSSYSYKGLVSLPTNEVREEDIINVQRLASTLPDKAGEIIHIFPGDYTLDDTTGIRNPKGYTGRRLGVEVQVVTSRPNALQDIAKCVNRAGLNVAGFVLEPLAAASAVLSNDERELGVALIDIGAGSADIAVFVKDSVRYTASLDIAGNVITSDISKCLKVPVSLSKAEELKKKYGTCSLNNLIEDETFPVPGVGDRGEVLCSRKLLAQIITARVAEIFKLLAKDLEKHHLDTVIDGGIVLTGGCCNLAGIEEIATKVFKKPVHIGKPKGMSGIQDAYQNPSYATGIGLLYYANKKHRERKQRDTDTQLLVTVKKGMQRLRDIIKTYF
- a CDS encoding cell division protein FtsQ/DivIB, which encodes MTTEETTMFGRRIGYNERKRRRKRARMRRMRIANAVRWYKRKGWVLTLLLVVATVALWQSRFYLHQINPLELRHLQYIEIEGNRMLSWEDVVQSAQVETGMLMSELDADSVKKSLLQIPLIHSAEVESKFPSSLYIKLQEASPILSVLDGGKGTVYSERGLSLPMSMMTALRLPILEKESEGKVKQVAQFLFTMRNEDKPLYDRVSQVGWSEKDRAFEVFFKDAGYRVMFPDSNWNRDLFALYDAIGKGFRKDLLCAGEVDMRFHGFAYIKNFDKRCING
- the murC gene encoding UDP-N-acetylmuramate--L-alanine ligase, translating into MQINDCKRVRRLHFVGIGGAGMSGIAEVLHENGFVVTGSDMGEGAVIDYLKGLGIRIDPKHEAKNVADADLVVYSSAIPFDNPELVEARARRIPVIRRAEMLGELMRLKYTLSIAGTHGKTTTTSIVGAIWEEAGLDPTIIVGGIVKGKCSGAKVGHGDYLIAESDEFDRSFLSMMPSSAIITNIDADHLDTYENIDAIKDAFTQFANKIPFYGQVIVCLDDPNVQQILSHLKKPVITYGFTRQAKYRVENLVFVKGYPQFEIVCDVKSLGQFKLQIPGRHNVLNATAAVALAVEEGISIEVARKAVAAFEGVKRRFEFIGEKNGVMVFDDYAHHPTEATATLLGFREAFPDKRIIVAFQPHLFTRTRDQHEAFGSAFSNCDVLLVTDIYPSREKPIEGVTGAMVANSAADRGHRDARFIGDVNNLIPVCKELLKPNDVIVLMGAGNIWKLGQTILEKSI